From one Rhopalosiphum padi isolate XX-2018 chromosome 2, ASM2088224v1, whole genome shotgun sequence genomic stretch:
- the LOC132922424 gene encoding uncharacterized protein LOC132922424 isoform X3, with the protein MINYHHPFRILPMEVLITFILILQLCQQVHSKDVILQNEENVIVIIGVDPGDDKHLNVKCDYSGTFMINSFQWKKVKTNKWHPPNEMLKESQWLNFQNAREEDKGQYICTINGFNGSGTFSEKRSFVLDFSTGFDVTKEIPEFQEIVLAENVPLLINSTLHLNCPFISTSDTVYSWYKNDKLLVERKAIIDGINMFDNDYNSKSVRLSDTGNYKCVVKNTIGSIQFKFNVVVYDDEKKMPLSFAYPRDLSLKSGDSARFYCQAIAFNYLQSLNWYYLNNTNPMDIDIQTVDLSKFKKMKSVGSNDFKLILEHVTVRDSGWYICVIAGASKMLMAEAKLDVDKRLEMCPPLKSDSLDISCSLNGKYADCSDQSIPNTIARPLCKAKYIVENEEESIISPEITCQSDGVWNYQLFKCIPNCGITYIKNQPTINEGDKALVGTAPWNVGIYQLDKKGNYDMICGGSIITLNLVVTAAHCFWRKGIAEIISVTGGQYKIAVGKYTRSYTINDNDFTQIMNVTKIHLHKSFNGYSGLYTGDIAIVVMANKVSINNGVSPICIDWKNNFNVLNGTQGKVGLKLLVGEK; encoded by the exons atgattaattatcatCATCCGTTTAGAATATTACCGATGGAAGTTttgataacttttattttgatattacaaTTGTGTCAACAAGTTCATTCGAAAGACGTAATATTACAAA ATGaagaaaatgttattgttataattggAGTAGATCCTGGCgatgataaacatttaaacgtGAAATGCGATTATTCGGGAACTTTTATGATCAATAGTTTTCAATGGAAAAAAGTTAAAACCAATAAATGGCACCCGCCAAATGAAATGTTAAAAGAATCACAATG GTTGAATTTCCAAAATGCGAGAGAAGAAGATAAAGGACAATATATTTGCACAATAAATGGTTTTAACGGAAGTGGAACGTTTTCTGAAAAACGTAGTTTTGTTTTGGATTTTAGTACTGGATTTGATGTCACTAAAGAAATACCAGAATTTCAAGAAATTGTTTTAGCAGAAAACGTgccattattaataaatagtacttTGCATCTAAATTGCCCATTTAtaa GTACAAGTGATACTGTGTACTCATGgtataaaaatgacaaattacTCGTTGAAAGAAAAGCAATAATTGACGGGATTAATATGTTTGATAATGATTACAATTCAAAGTCGGTAAGATTGTCGGATACTGGAAATTATAAGTGCGTTGTGAAAAATACTATTGGCTCAATTCAATTCAAATTCAATGTAGTTGTTTATG atgatgaaaaaaaaatgcctcTTTCTTTCGCTTATCCACGAGATTTGTCATTAAAGTCTGGAGATTCGGCTCGGTTTTATTGCCAGGCTATTGCATTTAACTATCTTCAAAGTTTAAATtggtattatttgaataatacaaatcCAATGGACATTGATATACAAACTGTAGATCTTTCGAAATTTAAAAAGATGAAGAGT GTGGGATCGAATGACTTTAAGTTGATACTAGAACACGTTACAGTTCGTGATTCTGGATGGTATATTTGTGTTATAGCAGGAGCTAGTAAAATGTTAATGGCTGAAGCCAAATTGGACGTGGACAAAAGATTGG AAATGTGTCCTCCTCTAAAATCAGATAGTTTAGATATTAGTTGCTCTCTTAATGGTAAGTATGCTGATTGTTCAGATCAATCAATACCTAATACAATAGCAAGACCATTATGCAAGGCAAAATACATTGTGGAAAACGAAGAAGAATCAATAATATCGCCTGAAATAACTTGTCAGTCTGATGGAGTTTggaattatcaattatttaaatgcattccaa ATTGtggtataacatatataaaaaaccaACCTACGATCAATGAAGGCGATAAAGCACTTGTTGGAACAGCACCTTGGAATGTTGGAATATATCAGTTAGATAAAAAAGGAAATTATGACATGATATGTGGAGGATCAATAATAACTCTAAATTTAGTGGTTACTG cgGCACATTGTTTTTGGAGAAAAGGTATAGCTGAAATAATATCAGTAACAGGAGGTCAATATAAAATTGCTGTTGGAAAATATACAAGAAGTTACACAATAAATGACAATGATTTTACTCAAATAATGAAT GTGACAAAAATTCACCTGCACAAAAGTTTTAATGGATATTCTGGGCTCTACACTGGAGATATAGCTATCGTAGTAATGGCAAAT